One Gemmatimonadaceae bacterium genomic window, AGACTGCTGTCGAGACGCCGCTCGCGGCTATCCGATCGATCTCTGAATGAGCGAATACCATCGAGGCCGTCCCCGCGGGTCCCTGCGGAACGACATACAGAACTCTCAAAGCTGTTCGCTCGATGCTGATGGAAGTGTGGATCGGCCGCTGATAGCTCGTATTCTGCTCTGTCAGGCCACGATCGTGCGACTGATGACGATCCGCTCTGCACCTGGTGGTGGGGCAGTGGGCAGCGGTGCAGTTCGAGGAATCACTCTTAGAAGTGTTTCGTCCGCACCAAGAGACGCGGCAATTCGTGCCACACCCAACAGGCCGGCATTGCGATCGATCGCGGCGACGATCGTCAACCAGAGAATCCGCAGGTCGAGCGCGACACGCCGCGGCCCGTCGACGTACACCAGCCCGAGCCTCGATTTCCACGGCCGAATGATCTGGTTGTAGCGTAGATCCGGATCGTCACTGCCGCGAAGAATTTCGCCCTCATCAGCGAACACTATGGAAGCGAGGTCCGTGATCCCCGGCCGGATACTCAACAGCCGCTTCTCTTCGGCGGTGTAAAGCGAGGTTTCGCGTTCGACATTCGGGCGCGGGCCGACGAGCGACATGTCGCCGCGCAGCACATTCCATAGTTGTGGGATTTCGTCGAGCTTGAACCGGCGGATAAATGCTCCGAGGCGCGTTATCCGAGGGTCGTCGCCGGCCGTAGAGTCGACTCCTGAGCCGTCGGCGCGGATGACCATCGAGCGGAACTTGACCATCCTGAACGGACGGTCACCGCGCCCGGCTCTGGTCGCAACGTACAAAGGAGAGTGATAGTCCTGCAGATAAATCGCGATCGAAAGCACGGTGATCAGCGGCGACAGCAATATGAGCCCGGCGCCGGCGGCTGCGATGTCCAGCGCCCGCTTCATTCGAAAGTTTCTTGCTGCGCTCCCACAAGCGCGAGGGCGCGCTGTACGATGTAGTCGACGGTTGGATAGTAGCTCCGCTCGAGCGGATTACTCGTCGGCGCCGGGGCGTCGGGCAGCGTGACTCTCCGCGGGGCCGCGCGCATCACGCGTGGATCCAGTGCCTCCGCGATCGACGCGATTACCTCCGCCGCCATTCCACAGCTGCGCCAGTCGCCGTCTACCGCCAGCAGCCGTCCCGTCTTCTTCACGGACGAGATGATCAGTGTCGCGTCGAGAGGATTGAGAACTCTGAGGTCAATCACGTCACACTCGATCCCGTTCGCGCTGAGGCGTGCGGCAGCTTCCCGGCAGAGATGCGCGCTATAGCTGCAGCCAACGAGAGTGAGATCGGCGCCGGTGCGTGTCAGACGCGGCCCTTCCTTCGCGAGGTTTCGCTCCTGAATCGGCGGGAGCTCCTCT contains:
- a CDS encoding sugar transferase, which produces MKRALDIAAAGAGLILLSPLITVLSIAIYLQDYHSPLYVATRAGRGDRPFRMVKFRSMVIRADGSGVDSTAGDDPRITRLGAFIRRFKLDEIPQLWNVLRGDMSLVGPRPNVERETSLYTAEEKRLLSIRPGITDLASIVFADEGEILRGSDDPDLRYNQIIRPWKSRLGLVYVDGPRRVALDLRILWLTIVAAIDRNAGLLGVARIAASLGADETLLRVIPRTAPLPTAPPPGAERIVISRTIVA